CTGCACCTTCCGTTTTCCCAGTTGGATATAGGTATCCGGGAGTTTGTTAAAATTGATCCCTCCCAGCGACTGGTTGAGCTTGTTGACACTGTTATTAATCTCCCGTTCCCATTTCTCCATTTCTTCATTCAGCCCCCCGATTTTATAGGTAATAGTGTCGTTGACAAAACTTTCAAAATCCCGGCGGTATTTGGGAAGATTCTCACTGCTGAGTTTATCCAGCCATTCCTTAAATTCTTCCGCATGTTCGGCCTCCTCCGGCAGGAACTGCACATCGCTGTACCAGTCGGGAAAGCGCTGCAGCAACGCCGGGGAAGGATTTTTGATCTGGCTGATACTGCGGTTCAGGTGTGTTTCTTCCTTGTGGAGCAAACGTTGCACTTCCTGGGCTTCGTGCTCCAGCTTTGTTTTAAACTGCGCATATACGGCTTCTATGTTTTCCAGCGTTACGGCGGCCAGCATCAGGGCATGCTGCTGTTGAAATTGAAGCAACGCTTCCTTATCCGTTTCCGTTATATGCTGCAACAGCAGCTGGAGCTGCTCACGCTGCTGCTCCATGGCCAGTGCACGGTTTTGCAGGGTCGTTTTCTCCTGCGCGGCCCGTTCCCATTTTTTCTCGGCTTCCTGCCGCTGCTGTACAAGCGCTTCCAGCTGATCTGTTAACTCCTGTAACTGGTTATTGCTTTTACTCAGTGCCCTGATCTGCTCTTCTGTTTTATGAATATTGCGCTGTATGCCGGCTACATCCAGCAATGCAAAACCACCATGCTCCTGTAAGCGGTTCAGCGCATAAAACTGCTTTTGCAAACGGGCCGCCCGGTTACGGCACCGTTCAATGATCTCCACAGTATTGGAAAGTTCATCTGCCAGCCGGTTCCGTTCCCGGATCAGCGCCTCCTTCTTGCTTTCATTGTTCCAGCCCATCACATAACGTCCGGGATCAATGCTGCCCGGCCGGTCATCTTTTTCATGCCGGTCGCGGTTCTTGATGAGACCGTTAATGGTAATGGCCTTATCGTAACGTTCCATCGGCTTTTCATCTTCCAGGCAGGTAAAAGAAAACTGCTGCACCACCTGCTGCTGTACCCATCCGGAAAGGGGATGTTCGGGGTGAAAATCGAGTTTGTAGTACACAGTTCCATCCTCGGCCAGGGCGTGAAAAGTATCCAGTACCCGGTAGTATACCAGCCGGGTGCCGGTGTTGGTCTGGTTAATATAGCGGGTTACTTTTTTATAATGCTGATCCGGCACCAGCAGCCGGAGCGCAAAGCCATGTAGTAATTTTTCAATCGCCGGCTGCCAGCGCTGTTCCTCCGGCTTTACCTGCATCAACTCTCCGGCGAAAGGCAGTTCCGCTGTATCCAGTTTCAGCGCCGCGCATAATTGCTTACGAAGCTGCACGAGGTGAACAGGAATATTGCTTTTGCTGTGCAGCAGGATGTTCAGCTCTTCTTCCAGTCTGGTCTTTGCTTCAGCTGCTTTTTTATGCTGGTTTTTGGCATCAAAGTCATCGGTTTCATTCAGCCGGTTTTCTTTTTCAAGGCGTTGCGCCGCCTGCACAGCTTCCTTTAGTACCCGCTTATATGCATCTTCATCCGAAGCGCTTTTATCCTCCAGGTGCAGGGTGCCGCACCAATCGGTAAATAATGACAGGTTATTTTCGGCTTCCGTCCTTTTACCCTTCAGGGCCTGCAACTCCTGTTCCAGCTGCTTCAGACGCTGCCCGGCCTGGTTCTGATCGATCTGGTTGCGGGTAGTTCGTTCTTCTTCATGCAGGGCATCGATCGCGGCTTTTGCTGCGGTGGTTTTTTCTTCCAGGTCCTTAATACCTGCGCGGGCTTCTTCCAGTGCCTGTAGCAGCAGCTGATCCTGGGTGAAGCCCTTCCATGCGGCGGCAGTATGCAGGGCTTTCTGTACTTCCTCCTGCCGTACCTGTAAGCTTTTAAACCCTGTATAATGTTCCTGTACGGGTTGCAATAACCGGATCTGCTCTTCCGCTTTCTCAATGTTGCGCTGGGCATCCAGCAAAGTGGCCAGGTGCTTTTTGAGTTCCTGGAACAACGATTCCATATCCCGCGGCTCCAGCATATGGGTACGGATAAAATCGTCCAGATTGCCCAGTACTTTAATGCCCACGGTTTGGTTAAACAGGGTAAGGGCCTGGATGCTTTGCATGCCCAGCACGTCTACCAGCCGGTAAGCATATTTACTGGCGGCGTCAAACCATTCCACCTGTTTCCGGTTTCCTTTATTGTATTGCTGATCCAGCCGGCGTTTCCAGGCATTTCCGAGGTCGAAGGGTTTAAAATCCTCTTCAATATGCAGGCTTTTATGCGCCACCCCAAACACCCGTTTCATATCCCCGTTGTTAAAATAACGGACCTGGAATAAGGTTACCTCCTGCATGGCCTCGTTGGTAAAATTGGCCAGCAGGATGCTGTAGGCTTCTTCACGGTTCTCCCGGAGATAGAGTGCCCGGGTAACACCACTTTCACTGTTAATGGTACCATAACCGCCCAGTACATAGGTTTCCTCTGTACGGTCGCCTTTCTTTTCACTCCCGCTGCTCTGGTTATAAAACCGGTATTTCTTTTCCGGAACGATCAGGGTTAACAGGGCGTCCACAAAGGTGGTTTTCCCGCTCCCGTTGGATCCGGTCAGTAAGCTGGTTTCGCCGCCTGGGATGATGGTATGGATCTGTTCGTCAAAGGTTCCCCAGTTAAAAACCTCCATATATTGCAGGCGAAAGCCGCTTTTTTCATTATCCGTGCTGAATACGCTTAGCTGCATGTGCTGTTAATTGCTGTTTAAAATCTTCTAAAACCTCACTATCTACCCGGGCCTTGATCAGTTTTTTGATCCGGAACTTCTGTTCATCGGGTACTTCATGTGTGCCGGAACGTTCCAGGAAGCCGTTTTCCACTGCCCGCTCAATCAACCGGTCAATGTCCTTCAGCATCTTTACCCGGCTGGCGTTTTCCTTAAAAAACAATTCGGCATATTCTTTTATCTCCCGCCGCTTTTTGATCAGTTCACGCTGGGTGGCCTCTCCCACTTCAAACTCCGCCATCATATCGCGCAGCAATACCAGCATCACGCTTTCATCATAGGCCAGCGCCCGGCGTTGTACCCAGCTTACGCTGGTGGCATCTTCTTCCGAAATGGTATGTCTGATATAAGCGTATCCATCCTGTTCATCCAGCACCAGTGTAAGCCCCAGCCGCTGTAAAAAAACAGTGAGTTCTGCTTTGTATTGCAGCAGTTTTTCCCAGGTGCTTTTCTCAAGATATTCCACCGGTCCTTTTAGCAGTTTGATAAATACGGGGGTAAATGCGTGTATTTTTTCAACCATCCGATTCCTTCTATTTACTAAATAACAAATAAGGCACTTCTACAAACTTGTCGGCATTACTGTTCAGCGGGATCAGCTCCACCGCATTGCCCACCACCTGTACCTTTTTTGATTTTTCCTTTAAAAAACTATAATAACTGATCACTTCCGCCAGACCGTGCTCCAGTTGGGTCGCCTCAATGATTTCTTTCAGCGTAGCCGTTTGCTTATGCTCCAGTACCCGCTCTACTTTTTTCCAAAGCTGCTTTTTATCAATAAAGCTGGTGTTCAGCAGCCGGTTGAACCGGTCGATATCAGCGATCTTCTCTACGGCAGCGGCGGGTTGTTTTAGCGTGCCCGCCGTTTTTTTGGCTTCCAGCGTCAGTGCACGATCCATCACCATCCGTATATCGGATGCCTCATCCAACACCAGGCCGGCCGTAACCGGATCTTCTTCCATCAGATCAAAAATCAGTTCCTTGATGCCGCTGATCTGTTGACGCAGCCGCCGGTGCCGCGCAATTTCCTTTTCTGTAATGATGCGGCTGAGCTTTTCGGCCATCCGGTCATTGGCATCATAAACAGACCGGCCCTGTTCCAGGAGGAAGGATTTGATGTTCTGCAGAAATTCGGTATCGGCTTCCAGCTGCCGATCTTCGAGCAGCGAAAGCAATTGTTCGGTCAATTGCCGCCATTCTTCCTGGCCGCTGCGCGAAATAAGAAAATCCCAGAAGGCATAAAAGCTTTTTCCCTGGTTACTGCTGCGCAGCGCATCGTACGATTCAAACGCAAAGCCCACAATAGCACCTTTGTTTTGTTCGGCGCGGGTATGTTGCTCCACGATGCTGCGGTGGATCTGTTTAAAATTATCTTCCACTTCGCGGAAATCACCGATCAGTTCATAGCAAAGCTTGATGAACAGATCGAGCCGCTCCTGTACCTGCGCATTGTTGTACCGCTGGGGGGCCACGCCCAGTTCCAGTGCTTTAATCTCTTTATCGATCTCTGCTTTCCGGTCTTTGAGGATCTGCAGTTTCCGCTCCCGGTCGTCTTCTGTATTTTCTACCATATCACGAAGGGATGAAAACAGCATTTTAAAGCGGCTTTCCGTACCCACATGGTGCTGCCCCAGCTGCAGGTTCTGCATCCATTGAAATACCTTTTCCGTATGCGCGCTCAGCTGGTAATTGGTGTTTCCTTCGGTATCCGGAAAATCCTGCAGGATCCTTTTTTGTACCCAGTTCAACAAATATTTACGGCTGCGGCTTTCTTCATCTTCCCCAAAATCGATCCGGGCTTCCTCCCAGTCTTCCGTTCCATCTGCATGGGCGCCCAGGGTTTCCGCCAGCAGGGGCACCAGCTGGTCTTCGCGGACCACCATCCTCCGGTTTTCTTTAAAAACGGTATATAAAAATGGTAACACCCAGCCCGCATTACGCAGCCGTAACATTTGCAGTGCCGGTGAAGCATTGATTAAAAACGCAATTTGCTCGCTTGTCATATCCCTACAAAACCACCTCTTTATAATGGGAAGCCTGCAAAATAAGATAATCTGCCGAGATTTTCCCGCAGAACATTCAGGTATACGGCCGGCCTGCAACCTATGCCGGGTGTATTCAGTTACAGGAGCATGATTTCCGTTATCAAAGCAATAGCATGCGGCACGATTTATTTAATATTAAATTGGATAAAATAAAATATAATTATTGAAAATTAATTTATTATAAATTTTATGTACAAAATAAAATAAGGCTAAATATTGAATCATCCGGATGCTCTTTCGCGGGGTGCCTAAACCCTACCTGCGGGATGTGTTCCGACCGGATTGCAATTCCCTGATCAGTACCGACTGCACTACGCCCGGCCGCGTGTCCTTAATCTGCCTGCCATTGAGGAAAACTGCGGGCGTTCCATCGATGCCCAATAAGGCTCCCTGGCGGATACCGGCCTGGAGAACGGCGGAAGCCAGCGGGCCGTTCCGGAACGATTCAAAATCCGGTAACCGAAGGCCGCATTTCCGTGCTGCAGCCACCAGGTCGGTTTTTCCGGTACTGTTGAACAGCAGATCGTGGAATTCCATATACTTACCCTGCTGTGCGGCGGCGAGGGCGGCCCGGGCAGCGTCGCAGGCACCGGCGTGGATATTTTTGTTTATGGTCGCATTACATTCCGTGCTTAACGGGAACTGTTTAAATACAATAAAACACGCCCTACCGAATTTTTTCACGATCGAGTCGGTTTCGGCCGAAAACATACGGCAGGCCGGACAATAAAAATCGGTAAAGATCACCAGTTTCATCGGACCCGAGGAATTACCGGCGACGGCGTCTTCCTTAGCAACGGGGATTTCCCTCACCGGCTGGCTGTCGTAATCTGCAAATACTTTTTTAAAATCGACTTTTTGCGCCGCCGCCGTGGAAAGCGCCAGCGCCTTTAACCCGAAGAAGGCAGACACCATAAAGAATCCGGCGATGAGGAACCCGAAGGGCTTCCAGAATCCGGCTAAAATAAAGACAGATGCGGCGCGACGTATGCGCAGGCTGTTAAAAAACCGGGAAAACCCATATCCGTTTACTTTTATCAGCAGGAAGAATAACAGAAAATTGATGCCATGGACGAGGGTACATAGCGGACAAAAAAGAGCCGGGCGCCAAAGCATTAACCCGGTATAGAACAGGCCCGCAAGGACACTGCAAAGACTTAATACAAAAATAAAAAAGCGGCTTCCGGTTAAAAATTCTTTTCCAAAAACCCACGGAACAAGGAAAAACACACCGAGGATAAAATAATACAGCAGGCCCCAGCCTCCAAGCGGAAGGCCCAACACCTCCGCGAAGGAGCCCGAGAGTGCTGCATTACAGCTATTACCAAAGACGGCCGAGCAAACATCCGGCCCGGCCAGGTTCAGATGTTTGTAGAACAGGTAGCGGCAAATAATGACGCCTAATAAAATCAGAACAACGACCGCAGTTTTTGGCAGCATTTTTTTCATACGCATCGGTTGGGTAAACAAAAAATAAGGCACCACAGTTTGTGATGCGGTGCCTTGTCTCATAGTTACGGCAGTTTTCTTATTGCGGATGTACTTTGCAGATCAGGGTGGCATTGCCATCAGCGCTGATTACTTCCTGCCAGTCGTCGGTGATACCGGCTTGTGTAAAGCACCAGCCGCCGGTAATGTCACCGCCATACTTAACGGCCTTACCTGTTGAATTGGGCACGCCGGAAGCCTGGCATTTGAAATTGCCATTGCCGCTGCTTGTGATAACTATAGAACTGTTATCCGTAAAAAATGGATTGCCGTTGCCATCGGAAAATCCGCATCCAAAATCTGTAATGCGAACTGCTGCATTATCAGCTGCTTTCCAGCTGATGGTTGCTACAGCAATGGCAATAACTGCAGCAAAAAGAATGCTTACTTTTTTCATTGTAATTTTTTTTGAATTGTGAAAAGAAGGATGTACGGAACTGACGTATACGTTTTGGTTGTACTTTAGTGAATGCACCAACAGCTATCTGCCGGTGTTTGAGTTTAAATGAATGAATCTCGGATATCCATAACGAAGGTAGCCTTTTCATCAACCGGTTTCCAAATTTCAGGGGTCACCAATTTAAGTGACTTCTGAGAATTAAGAACAGGAAGTCCTTTGCCAACTACTTACAGTCGATGGTTGTTTCACCAACAGTGGCGGTTACATCTCCGTTTGCATTCACCGTTACATGAACGAGCATATGTACCAAATAATTATTGCCCGATCCCTGGCCGATGATCCGGAAATTATTCACGAAAGTGAAATTGGAACTACCGTTTACAAACGAGGTCTTTGTGGTGCTTTGCGTAACCCCGGTGGCATTGTATTTATCGCCGGTTACCGAGCCCTCCCCTGTAACACCTTGTGGCTGGGCGTGCACCTTTACCACAGCATTGTTATCGTTAATGGTTACATTGCTCAGGAGGTGCAGATCGCCGGACAGCGCTACCCATTCACCTGCGCAGGGAATAAACACATTCATATTAAAAGGCACGGAAGTACTGGAGGCTCCGTCGTTAGCAGCAGTTTTGACAACTGATGTCCAGCCGATAGATAGTACCGCTGCAGCAATGACTGCAGTGAAAAGAATGCTTAATTTTTTCATTGTAAATTGTTTTTGAGATAAAAATGATTTGGCCGAAATGAACGTATACGTTTTGGTTGGTCGTTCAGAATTGCGCCGGCAGCTGCCTGTCAGCGTTTTGGTTGATAATTAATTTGCTTGCAGACGTCTGTAGCGAAGGTAACCTGTTTACAGGCCGGTTCCCAAATTTCAGGGGTCGCCAATTTCAGCGATGGGCCGGAAATATTTAGTGCACAAAAAGGAGCGCATGCCCCTGTGCCGCGCTCCTTTTCTGAATGCCGGAGGCCGTTATTTTTCCAACGAAACGGTTGTAAACGCCCTGCGGACCCGGTCTCCTGTTTTACTTTCTATCTCTTCGGCCTGGCTTGCCGTATCCGCCAGCCGGAACGGGCTTTCTTTGATCAGCTGTTCCATTTTTTCATCATCGTAAAGGGTAAAGCCATATTTTGTAAAGGGGAGCATTTGCATAAAATGTTCCTGCGCAAACGTAATGTTCAACCGCCCGCCCGGCTTCAGCACCCGGTGCAATTCCGCCAGCAGCAATCCCGGTTCCTCCCAGAAGTAAACCGTATTCACGGTGAAGATCCGGTCAAAATAGAGATCTTCAAAAGGCAGGTGCAGACCATCATACAATTGAAAAACGGCCTTTCCCTGTTCTGCCAAAGTCTTATTGACTGCCGCGGCCAGCCGGTTCATATCACCGGAGATTTCCAGTCCGTAATAGGTTAATCCTTCTTTTTGCTGCAGCAGGTACGGAAGATGTTTGCCACTCCCGTGTCCCAGTTCCAGGATAAGGTCGTTTGCTGCAACGGAAAGCCGGTCGATAGCATGAATAGTCATACCAATATTGGTTGCATGCATCATGTCGGCCACTTCTGCACCCATGGTTCCGTGTGGCTGCCGCAGCTGTCCGGCCAGGGCCTTTAAATCGGCATCACTCATCATTTGTTTGCTTTATGAATCTTTACCGTTCCGATCCCTTTCGGGTTCATGCCTAATTAAACAACTCTTTTAGTTTTGCCTGCAATTCCTCACCGGAGATGTTTTTTGCAATAATTTTCCCCGTAGGATCGATCAGGAGGTTTTGAGGAATGGCTTCAATGCCATATTGTTTGGCAACCGCGTTGTCCCAAAACTTCAGATCACTGACATGCGTCCAGGTTAAACCATCCTTATGAATGGCTTCCAGCCATTTTTCTTTTCCATCGGCGCGGTCCAGCGATACGCCCAGCACTGTAAAGTTTTTGTCCCTGTATTGCTGAAACGCTTTTACCACATTGGGATTCTCCGCGCGGCAGGGCCCGCACCAGCTTGCCCAAAAATCGAGCAATACATACTTCCCCTTAAAGGAACTGAGACTTACCGGATGTCCCAGGGTATCATGCTGTGTAAAATTGAGCGCAAAATTGCCTACCGATGTGGCTTTGGCTTTTTCAATCTTTTCTTTCATGAGCAAACCGGAGGGAGCTGCTTTTGAAGATGCCGGCAATTTTTTAAACAGCGGCTCTATTTTATTAGGATCCATATCATATCCTGCATAATCTCTCAACACATGTAAGGCAATGGGTGATTGCAGGTGTGTGGCCAGGTAGGGTGCTACTACTTTTTCTTTTCGATGGTTGTCTACGCTGTCCATCTGGGATTCCACCAGCTTCATCCCCGTTTCATTTTTTTCCTCACGGTAGGCGACATAACTGCGCCTCAGACGCTGCAGGGCGTCGTTATCAGGCTTTTGCGCTGCCATGTATCCTTCATAGGCTTTATGGGCCGCAGAACCCGATACGGTGGCCAGCTTCAGGGAATCGCGGACGGTTACCGTAGTGACCCCCGGTTGTAAAAACAGTGGCAGCAACTCGTACCGGTACTTCCCTTTTTCCTCGTCCCGGCGCGCAAACCGGGCTCTTAAATAGCTTAGTGAAGGCTCCTGTACGGGAACTGTGAATTGAAAACTCCCGTTTACAGGCTCCGTACTGTCTGTGATCATTTTCCGGGTCTCATAATGCACCAGGTAAATCATGTTGGGCTGTTCCGCCATATGGAACTGCCCCTTTACCACTACCGGTTTTCCTTTTTGTGCAAATACAGCTGCCGGCAGCGCCACAAGCAAGAGGAATAGTTGTTTCATGTATTGCTTTTATTATCAGTAGATAAATATACGTTATTGAATGATTCCGGATACAGATTGTTTTCATAGGTTCCATGAAACGCCCGGACCGGACGGTAGCGGTGCTTTTACCGGCTGTTTCACCGTCCGTGCCGGGCGTTTAAAGATGGAAACATCTGCCTTATGACAGGACGGATCAGCGTAAGGCCTGATCCCGGAACGACTGGCAGGAGCTGCTTCGTTTGCGCCAGGAAATCATTAAACCAGTGTTCTGGGCAACGAAAAATAAAACGCAGCCCCTTCTTCCGGCACACCTTCTGCCCATACGCGGCCTTTGTAGCGGGCAATGATCCGTTCAACCAGCGACAGCCCGATGCCGTTGCCTTCAAACTCCTGGTCGCTGTGCAATCGCTGGAAAGCGCTGAACAGCTTATCGTATTGCGCCATCTCAAAACCGCTGCCCTTATCTTTTACAAAATAGACGATATCCGCCGGTGTTTCCAGGAATCCCACCTCAATGACCGTTTTGGCTTTTTTGCGACTGTATTTTATAGCATTTCCCAAAAGGTTCAGCCATACCTGCTTGATTAGGGCCACATCCACATAAGCATGGGGCAGGTTGCTGATCGAAAATTCAAAAGACCGTTCCGGTGGTTCCTGTTTTCTCAGCAGGTTGAAATATTCAATAGCCATTTCCTTCATCAAAACCTCCACACTGCGCAGTTCTTTTTTTGA
The sequence above is a segment of the Niabella agricola genome. Coding sequences within it:
- a CDS encoding ATP-binding protein translates to MQLSVFSTDNEKSGFRLQYMEVFNWGTFDEQIHTIIPGGETSLLTGSNGSGKTTFVDALLTLIVPEKKYRFYNQSSGSEKKGDRTEETYVLGGYGTINSESGVTRALYLRENREEAYSILLANFTNEAMQEVTLFQVRYFNNGDMKRVFGVAHKSLHIEEDFKPFDLGNAWKRRLDQQYNKGNRKQVEWFDAASKYAYRLVDVLGMQSIQALTLFNQTVGIKVLGNLDDFIRTHMLEPRDMESLFQELKKHLATLLDAQRNIEKAEEQIRLLQPVQEHYTGFKSLQVRQEEVQKALHTAAAWKGFTQDQLLLQALEEARAGIKDLEEKTTAAKAAIDALHEEERTTRNQIDQNQAGQRLKQLEQELQALKGKRTEAENNLSLFTDWCGTLHLEDKSASDEDAYKRVLKEAVQAAQRLEKENRLNETDDFDAKNQHKKAAEAKTRLEEELNILLHSKSNIPVHLVQLRKQLCAALKLDTAELPFAGELMQVKPEEQRWQPAIEKLLHGFALRLLVPDQHYKKVTRYINQTNTGTRLVYYRVLDTFHALAEDGTVYYKLDFHPEHPLSGWVQQQVVQQFSFTCLEDEKPMERYDKAITINGLIKNRDRHEKDDRPGSIDPGRYVMGWNNESKKEALIRERNRLADELSNTVEIIERCRNRAARLQKQFYALNRLQEHGGFALLDVAGIQRNIHKTEEQIRALSKSNNQLQELTDQLEALVQQRQEAEKKWERAAQEKTTLQNRALAMEQQREQLQLLLQHITETDKEALLQFQQQHALMLAAVTLENIEAVYAQFKTKLEHEAQEVQRLLHKEETHLNRSISQIKNPSPALLQRFPDWYSDVQFLPEEAEHAEEFKEWLDKLSSENLPKYRRDFESFVNDTITYKIGGLNEEMEKWEREINNSVNKLNQSLGGINFNKLPDTYIQLGKRKVQDATVNAFRSALLDALPQAANWQQSSFEDKALHFRQKVQPLIDSLDESETYRARVMDVRNWFEFWADEKYRNTGELKKTYRQMGQLSGGEKAQLTYTILCSAIAYQFGITREGKNSRSLRFIAVDESFSNQDEDKATYLMELCKQLHLQLLVVTPSDKIQIVQDYIAHVHLAQRVNNRHSIMYNMTIKELQKQMKKAS
- a CDS encoding DUF4194 domain-containing protein; the protein is MVEKIHAFTPVFIKLLKGPVEYLEKSTWEKLLQYKAELTVFLQRLGLTLVLDEQDGYAYIRHTISEEDATSVSWVQRRALAYDESVMLVLLRDMMAEFEVGEATQRELIKKRREIKEYAELFFKENASRVKMLKDIDRLIERAVENGFLERSGTHEVPDEQKFRIKKLIKARVDSEVLEDFKQQLTAHAAKRIQHG
- a CDS encoding DUF3375 domain-containing protein, which encodes MTSEQIAFLINASPALQMLRLRNAGWVLPFLYTVFKENRRMVVREDQLVPLLAETLGAHADGTEDWEEARIDFGEDEESRSRKYLLNWVQKRILQDFPDTEGNTNYQLSAHTEKVFQWMQNLQLGQHHVGTESRFKMLFSSLRDMVENTEDDRERKLQILKDRKAEIDKEIKALELGVAPQRYNNAQVQERLDLFIKLCYELIGDFREVEDNFKQIHRSIVEQHTRAEQNKGAIVGFAFESYDALRSSNQGKSFYAFWDFLISRSGQEEWRQLTEQLLSLLEDRQLEADTEFLQNIKSFLLEQGRSVYDANDRMAEKLSRIITEKEIARHRRLRQQISGIKELIFDLMEEDPVTAGLVLDEASDIRMVMDRALTLEAKKTAGTLKQPAAAVEKIADIDRFNRLLNTSFIDKKQLWKKVERVLEHKQTATLKEIIEATQLEHGLAEVISYYSFLKEKSKKVQVVGNAVELIPLNSNADKFVEVPYLLFSK
- a CDS encoding DsbA family protein; translation: MRQGTASQTVVPYFLFTQPMRMKKMLPKTAVVVLILLGVIICRYLFYKHLNLAGPDVCSAVFGNSCNAALSGSFAEVLGLPLGGWGLLYYFILGVFFLVPWVFGKEFLTGSRFFIFVLSLCSVLAGLFYTGLMLWRPALFCPLCTLVHGINFLLFFLLIKVNGYGFSRFFNSLRIRRAASVFILAGFWKPFGFLIAGFFMVSAFFGLKALALSTAAAQKVDFKKVFADYDSQPVREIPVAKEDAVAGNSSGPMKLVIFTDFYCPACRMFSAETDSIVKKFGRACFIVFKQFPLSTECNATINKNIHAGACDAARAALAAAQQGKYMEFHDLLFNSTGKTDLVAAARKCGLRLPDFESFRNGPLASAVLQAGIRQGALLGIDGTPAVFLNGRQIKDTRPGVVQSVLIRELQSGRNTSRR
- a CDS encoding class I SAM-dependent methyltransferase, with the translated sequence MMSDADLKALAGQLRQPHGTMGAEVADMMHATNIGMTIHAIDRLSVAANDLILELGHGSGKHLPYLLQQKEGLTYYGLEISGDMNRLAAAVNKTLAEQGKAVFQLYDGLHLPFEDLYFDRIFTVNTVYFWEEPGLLLAELHRVLKPGGRLNITFAQEHFMQMLPFTKYGFTLYDDEKMEQLIKESPFRLADTASQAEEIESKTGDRVRRAFTTVSLEK
- a CDS encoding TlpA disulfide reductase family protein → MKQLFLLLVALPAAVFAQKGKPVVVKGQFHMAEQPNMIYLVHYETRKMITDSTEPVNGSFQFTVPVQEPSLSYLRARFARRDEEKGKYRYELLPLFLQPGVTTVTVRDSLKLATVSGSAAHKAYEGYMAAQKPDNDALQRLRRSYVAYREEKNETGMKLVESQMDSVDNHRKEKVVAPYLATHLQSPIALHVLRDYAGYDMDPNKIEPLFKKLPASSKAAPSGLLMKEKIEKAKATSVGNFALNFTQHDTLGHPVSLSSFKGKYVLLDFWASWCGPCRAENPNVVKAFQQYRDKNFTVLGVSLDRADGKEKWLEAIHKDGLTWTHVSDLKFWDNAVAKQYGIEAIPQNLLIDPTGKIIAKNISGEELQAKLKELFN